From the Deinococcus radiophilus genome, one window contains:
- a CDS encoding MBL fold metallo-hydrolase: MLDLAPLAYNQLDPVQHGAAWVRCLATGPLNQNCLLVTDAAGMGLLIDPGSDAQQILRMVQGSGAEVQAMLLTHAHYDHIGAVQPLREELDVSVYLHPAELDNYVGAAALAQTFGVTNFQPPALPDKAIHQGQVFTAGAVTLTARELPGHSPGHVVWVGDGFVLAGDTLFAGAIAPTNLPGADRLQLIAGIVHELLSLPPDTVIYPGHGAPTTVGAERGQPLFRRHLV, encoded by the coding sequence GTGCTTGATCTGGCCCCGCTGGCCTACAACCAGTTGGACCCGGTGCAGCATGGCGCGGCCTGGGTGCGCTGCCTCGCCACCGGGCCACTGAACCAGAACTGCTTGCTGGTCACAGATGCAGCGGGCATGGGGCTGCTGATTGACCCCGGCTCGGACGCCCAGCAAATCCTGCGAATGGTTCAGGGGAGTGGGGCAGAGGTGCAGGCCATGTTGCTCACACACGCGCATTACGACCATATCGGGGCGGTGCAGCCACTGCGTGAAGAACTGGACGTCTCGGTCTATCTGCACCCTGCCGAGCTGGACAATTACGTGGGCGCAGCCGCACTGGCACAGACCTTCGGAGTCACGAACTTCCAGCCGCCGGCCCTGCCGGATAAGGCCATTCATCAGGGGCAAGTGTTCACGGCGGGTGCCGTCACCCTAACGGCCCGCGAGCTGCCCGGCCACTCGCCGGGGCATGTGGTATGGGTGGGAGACGGCTTCGTACTGGCGGGAGACACCCTGTTTGCTGGGGCGATTGCGCCCACCAACCTGCCGGGGGCGGACCGCTTACAGCTGATCGCTGGCATCGTACATGAGCTGCTCAGCTTACCGCCAGACACGGTGATTTATCCCGGTCACGGCGCGCCGACCACCGTGGGCGCTGAGCGTGGGCAACCTCTGTTTCGCCGCCATCTGGTCTAG
- a CDS encoding DNA polymerase III yields MLPTLPQAHLPLLEQATAARGNALLLTGAEYGGQRALALAVFAALNCTGQRGMGGEACGVCPSCRGLAAGAHPDLLELSPRETTGTGRAARRRIIPVGAVVQSRDDRREYDTHVLEFLEVRPTYARRAVLIRGAEFLGPEAANALLKLIEEPPHGARFLLLAADVRAVIPTIVSRSTRLSVPPLSDAAMHEELARRSGPDDLDPDELVALAAGRPEVLDHAAEVGTALGQAAGFHMALREGMLPTLDAAAELESHWTPWHAEALRSVWRAEPAPARAGLDTALAALERALEAYANPALSFMVFGLAARAALGVDRA; encoded by the coding sequence GTGTTGCCCACCCTGCCCCAGGCCCATCTGCCCTTACTGGAACAGGCCACCGCTGCGCGTGGCAACGCCCTGCTGCTGACCGGGGCCGAGTACGGTGGACAGCGGGCGTTGGCGCTGGCGGTATTCGCTGCGCTGAACTGTACTGGTCAGCGTGGCATGGGCGGCGAGGCCTGCGGCGTGTGTCCCAGCTGCCGGGGGCTGGCGGCAGGAGCACACCCCGACTTGCTGGAACTGTCTCCCCGTGAGACGACCGGTACGGGCCGGGCCGCGCGTCGCCGGATTATTCCGGTGGGCGCGGTGGTGCAGAGCCGCGACGACCGCCGCGAATACGACACCCACGTGCTTGAATTTCTGGAGGTGCGCCCCACCTACGCCCGCCGTGCCGTGCTGATTCGCGGGGCCGAGTTCCTGGGGCCGGAGGCCGCCAACGCCCTGCTCAAGCTGATTGAGGAGCCGCCCCATGGCGCCCGCTTCTTACTGCTGGCCGCCGATGTGCGCGCCGTGATTCCGACCATCGTGAGCCGCAGCACCCGCCTGAGTGTGCCGCCCCTGAGTGACGCTGCCATGCACGAGGAACTGGCCCGGCGCAGCGGCCCGGACGACCTGGACCCGGACGAATTGGTCGCTTTGGCGGCAGGTCGCCCGGAAGTGCTGGACCATGCGGCGGAGGTAGGCACAGCGCTGGGACAGGCTGCTGGCTTTCACATGGCGCTGCGTGAGGGCATGTTGCCCACCCTGGACGCTGCCGCCGAGCTGGAAAGCCATTGGACCCCCTGGCACGCCGAGGCGCTGCGCTCCGTATGGCGCGCCGAGCCTGCTCCGGCACGCGCAGGGCTGGACACGGCCTTGGCTGCTCTGGAACGGGCGCTCGAAGCCTACGCCAATCCGGCGCTGAGCTTCATGGTGTTCGGCCTGGCGGCGCGGGCGGCCCTGGGTGTGGACCGTGCTTGA
- a CDS encoding SDR family NAD(P)-dependent oxidoreductase: MSGKQQGYGGRRVVVLTGASSGIGAAAAQELSARGHALVLVARRREQLHQLARQLDPSGTRVMAIPADVSDPADRAALIGAALAHFGRIDVLINNAGISTGGGKWWEHEDAAQVLRVNLEAPIELTRLILPQMVQRGSGQIVNVASVAGQVGVQGVYSASKFGLRGFSFGLRRELLGTGVTVSVVSPGFVRTEMTARSGLPMPGPEAVARAMADILERPRREVTVPGVYRLLSALGRVFPGLTDRLVRRYLSR; this comes from the coding sequence ATGTCAGGTAAGCAGCAGGGATATGGAGGGCGGCGGGTGGTGGTCCTGACCGGGGCCAGCAGCGGCATCGGCGCAGCGGCAGCGCAGGAACTGAGCGCCCGCGGCCACGCCCTGGTGCTGGTCGCCCGGCGGCGCGAGCAACTGCATCAGCTGGCCCGGCAACTGGACCCCAGCGGCACACGCGTGATGGCCATACCCGCCGACGTGAGCGATCCTGCGGACCGTGCAGCCCTGATTGGCGCGGCGCTGGCACACTTTGGGAGAATAGACGTCCTGATCAACAACGCTGGCATCAGCACCGGAGGCGGAAAGTGGTGGGAACACGAGGACGCGGCGCAGGTGCTACGGGTCAATCTCGAAGCACCCATTGAACTGACCCGGCTGATCTTGCCCCAAATGGTGCAGCGTGGCAGCGGCCAGATCGTGAATGTGGCGTCAGTGGCTGGGCAGGTCGGCGTGCAGGGGGTCTACAGCGCCAGCAAGTTCGGCCTGCGCGGCTTCAGCTTTGGGCTGCGGCGCGAACTGCTCGGCACGGGTGTGACCGTCAGTGTGGTGTCGCCGGGTTTCGTGCGAACCGAGATGACGGCCCGCTCTGGCCTGCCCATGCCCGGCCCGGAGGCGGTGGCCCGCGCCATGGCCGACATTCTGGAACGCCCCCGGCGCGAAGTGACCGTACCGGGCGTGTACCGGCTGCTGTCGGCACTGGGCCGGGTCTTTCCAGGCTTGACCGACCGTCTGGTGCGCCGTTACCTCTCCCGCTGA
- a CDS encoding cation diffusion facilitator family transporter, whose product MSDGHGHTEQGHTGRGHTGHSHGGHGQGGHNHGAGATARQLTIALVLTGTFLVVEAVYALLTGSLALLSDAGHMLTDVTALALSLLAVKVGQRPADRQRTFGYRRTEIMAAAVNAAVLLAIGFYILFEAVQRLLEPTEVQTLPMLIVAALGLVVNLISARVLIGGDQDSLNVRSAYLEVMSDLLGSVAVIAGALIIMFTGWNWVDPLLGALIGLWVVPRTWSLLRASVNVLMEGVPEGIDLDALRADLAALPGVTEVHDLHVWSVTSGQNNLTTHLVSERGGPELIHAAQEVAGRYDIGHVTVQLELPGHHSDPGVAARLHP is encoded by the coding sequence ATGAGTGATGGGCATGGGCACACTGAGCAGGGTCACACAGGGCGCGGTCACACAGGGCACAGTCATGGTGGTCACGGCCAGGGTGGGCACAACCACGGCGCTGGGGCCACCGCTCGGCAGCTGACCATTGCTCTGGTCCTGACCGGCACTTTCCTGGTCGTGGAAGCCGTCTATGCCCTGCTGACCGGCAGCCTGGCCCTGCTGTCCGACGCCGGACACATGCTGACCGATGTGACGGCGCTGGCCCTGTCGCTGCTGGCCGTCAAGGTGGGGCAGCGCCCGGCAGACCGCCAGCGCACCTTCGGCTACCGCCGCACCGAGATCATGGCGGCGGCGGTCAATGCGGCGGTGCTGCTGGCCATCGGGTTTTACATTCTGTTTGAGGCGGTGCAGCGCTTGCTGGAGCCTACCGAAGTGCAGACCTTGCCCATGCTGATCGTGGCCGCGCTGGGCCTCGTAGTCAACCTGATCAGCGCCCGTGTGCTGATCGGCGGCGACCAGGACAGTCTGAACGTGCGCTCGGCTTATCTGGAGGTGATGAGTGACCTGCTCGGCTCGGTGGCCGTGATCGCCGGGGCGCTGATCATCATGTTCACCGGCTGGAACTGGGTGGACCCGCTGCTGGGCGCCCTGATCGGGCTGTGGGTGGTGCCACGCACCTGGTCGCTGCTGCGGGCCAGTGTGAATGTCTTGATGGAAGGCGTGCCCGAAGGTATCGATCTGGACGCCCTGCGCGCCGACCTGGCGGCCTTGCCGGGTGTGACTGAGGTCCACGACCTACACGTCTGGAGCGTGACCAGCGGGCAAAATAACCTGACGACACACCTGGTCAGCGAGCGCGGCGGCCCGGAGCTGATCCACGCTGCACAGGAGGTGGCCGGGCGCTATGACATCGGGCATGTGACGGTGCAACTGGAACTGCCCGGCCATCATTCAGACCCAGGGGTGGCAGCGCGGCTGCACCCTTAG
- a CDS encoding metallophosphoesterase family protein yields MRALILSDIHANKPALDAVIDHAYMDGARYGAVFSLGDALGYGPHPREVLEVLRGLNAQCLLGNHDLGLLQLVDGQRTATVGTGTQVLVWQIGRLSERDLRFVRTWKDVIEEPHLGARLRHGSPLSLNEYTDLNAARRSFREWGGTLALVGHTHVPAAFATLQGTDAEWMRHQPLAIPEIKSSIRYPVPPKARVILNPGSIGQPRDGDPRAAYGVYDTERRCFEVFRVPYDVDQTQRDLRASDLPRALADRLGRGQ; encoded by the coding sequence GTGCGCGCCCTGATCCTCTCTGACATTCACGCCAACAAACCGGCGCTGGACGCCGTGATTGACCACGCCTACATGGACGGTGCCCGCTACGGAGCCGTCTTCTCGTTGGGTGACGCACTGGGCTACGGTCCCCACCCCCGCGAGGTGCTGGAAGTGTTGAGGGGGCTGAATGCCCAGTGTCTGCTGGGCAACCACGACCTGGGCCTGCTGCAACTGGTGGACGGCCAGCGCACGGCTACTGTTGGTACTGGCACCCAGGTTCTGGTCTGGCAGATAGGCCGCCTGAGCGAGCGCGACCTGCGCTTCGTGCGGACCTGGAAAGACGTGATCGAAGAACCCCACCTCGGCGCGCGGCTGCGGCACGGTTCGCCGCTCTCGCTGAACGAATACACCGACCTGAATGCGGCCCGGCGCAGTTTCCGCGAGTGGGGCGGCACGCTGGCCCTGGTCGGGCATACCCACGTCCCAGCGGCCTTTGCCACCTTGCAGGGCACCGACGCCGAGTGGATGCGTCATCAGCCGCTGGCGATTCCGGAAATCAAATCGTCCATCCGCTATCCGGTCCCGCCCAAGGCCCGCGTGATTCTGAATCCGGGCAGCATCGGTCAGCCCAGGGACGGTGATCCCCGCGCGGCTTACGGAGTTTACGATACGGAGCGGCGCTGCTTCGAGGTCTTCCGCGTTCCTTACGATGTGGACCAGACTCAGCGCGACCTGCGGGCGTCAGACCTGCCGCGTGCTTTGGCTGACCGTCTGGGCCGGGGGCAGTAG
- a CDS encoding M3 family oligoendopeptidase, which translates to MSNLEAVEQTLAVPAAHSQWAYFEPRYTALLDRELSAAEVPAWLQEWSDLAAELEGTSNRLSVHADLHTDDAAIQKRFEGFMAEVVPQAKRADQKLKEKWLAVPDYQPGPDTELLYRRVKDAADLFREENVELGVRHSELTNRHSSLTGNQKVTLGGEERTVPQVRQQLDSPERSVREAAWHALADSNLELAQELNPLMQDLLTVRRQLAANADLPDFRAFRWRELDRVDYTPEQCADFHRAVAERVVPFAAENMQAIADELGLESIRPWDYSRTSLLDPQGRPPMQPFSGSAELEDLAQRAFKGLDQGLADRFQQMRREGLLDLESRAGKMPHAYCNYFPVTNQPFVLMNVVGTANDVQVLFHEVGHAFHGFFSGDAQPLSWNRWSPIEFVEIPSMAMEFLTLDHLSHAFNDEEMARYLRKQLLGVVAFLPWAAQMDAFQHWLYVDAPQDATTEDLNAKWLELDRTYSPFINWEGLDETVRAQGWHYYHIFQTPFYYIEYAMCYLAAVSIWRSAQSDPAGALERYKAAMRLGSTRPVPELYAAAGAEFRFDGEYIGGLMDFLREQLKEA; encoded by the coding sequence ATGAGCAATCTGGAAGCCGTAGAGCAGACCCTTGCCGTGCCTGCTGCCCACAGTCAGTGGGCTTATTTTGAGCCGCGCTATACCGCCCTCCTCGACCGCGAACTAAGCGCGGCAGAGGTGCCTGCCTGGCTTCAGGAGTGGAGCGACCTGGCCGCCGAGCTGGAAGGCACCAGCAACCGCCTGAGTGTCCACGCCGACCTGCACACTGACGATGCGGCCATTCAGAAGCGCTTTGAGGGATTCATGGCCGAGGTGGTGCCGCAAGCCAAACGGGCCGATCAGAAACTCAAGGAAAAGTGGCTGGCCGTCCCGGACTATCAGCCTGGCCCCGATACCGAGCTGCTCTACCGCCGCGTCAAGGACGCCGCCGACCTGTTCCGCGAGGAGAATGTGGAACTGGGTGTGCGGCACTCCGAACTGACCAACCGCCACTCCAGCCTGACCGGCAACCAGAAAGTCACCTTGGGCGGCGAAGAACGGACTGTACCGCAGGTCCGCCAGCAGTTGGATAGCCCTGAACGTAGTGTACGTGAGGCCGCCTGGCACGCCCTGGCTGACAGCAATCTGGAACTGGCCCAGGAGCTGAACCCACTGATGCAGGACTTGCTGACCGTGCGCCGTCAACTGGCCGCCAACGCCGATTTGCCGGACTTCCGGGCCTTCCGCTGGCGCGAACTGGACCGGGTGGATTACACACCTGAGCAGTGCGCCGACTTTCACCGGGCCGTGGCCGAGCGGGTGGTGCCGTTCGCAGCCGAGAACATGCAAGCCATTGCCGATGAGCTGGGCCTGGAGTCCATCCGACCCTGGGACTACAGCCGCACCAGCCTGCTGGACCCCCAGGGACGCCCCCCCATGCAGCCTTTTTCGGGCAGTGCCGAGTTGGAAGATCTGGCGCAGCGGGCCTTTAAGGGACTGGATCAGGGCCTGGCTGACCGCTTTCAGCAGATGCGCCGTGAGGGCCTGCTGGACCTGGAATCGCGCGCTGGCAAGATGCCGCACGCCTACTGCAACTACTTTCCGGTGACCAACCAGCCGTTCGTACTGATGAACGTGGTCGGCACCGCCAACGACGTGCAGGTGCTGTTTCATGAAGTCGGCCACGCCTTCCACGGTTTTTTTTCCGGTGACGCGCAGCCGCTGTCCTGGAACCGCTGGAGCCCGATCGAATTCGTGGAAATTCCCAGCATGGCCATGGAATTCCTGACCCTGGACCACCTCAGCCACGCCTTCAATGACGAGGAAATGGCCCGCTACCTGCGCAAGCAACTGCTGGGCGTGGTGGCCTTTTTGCCCTGGGCTGCACAGATGGACGCCTTCCAGCACTGGCTGTATGTGGACGCCCCGCAAGACGCGACCACCGAGGACCTCAACGCCAAATGGCTGGAGTTGGACCGCACCTACAGTCCCTTTATCAACTGGGAAGGGCTGGACGAAACGGTGCGTGCCCAGGGCTGGCACTACTACCACATCTTCCAGACGCCCTTTTATTACATCGAATACGCGATGTGCTACCTGGCTGCCGTCAGCATCTGGCGCAGTGCTCAGAGCGATCCTGCCGGTGCGCTGGAACGCTACAAGGCCGCCATGCGGCTGGGCAGCACCCGCCCGGTGCCGGAGCTGTACGCCGCCGCTGGGGCCGAGTTCCGCTTTGACGGTGAGTACATCGGCGGGCTGATGGACTTCCTGCGGGAGCAACTAAAAGAGGCCTAG
- a CDS encoding asparaginase produces MTLPAAVTYRRGGLDESRHTVHLAVVDAAGRLLAACGDPDLVTFPRSASKPVQALPLALAAPELPGDELAIACASHAGTPLHLAAVGRLLARSGSTVDDLRCGTHPPFDPQAAAELIHRGQAPTPLHHNCSGKHAGMLLACVLHGWPKEGYTEHDHPLQRHIRELHAELADVPLNAIHTGTDGCSVPALALPLRGAARIFARLADPQPSGDLGAALGRVFAAMTTHPDLIAGPGRLDTTLMPLVPGLVAKMGAEAFYGMGLRDTSQGPLGIAFKVMDGGERARPYVALAVLEALGWPLTPELRALAPAQQYNWAGREVGEVRVDLRLEGAAAL; encoded by the coding sequence ATGACCCTTCCTGCAGCAGTGACCTACCGGCGCGGCGGTCTGGATGAAAGCCGCCACACCGTGCATCTGGCAGTGGTAGATGCCGCTGGCCGCCTGCTCGCCGCCTGCGGTGATCCGGACCTGGTGACCTTCCCACGCAGCGCCAGCAAGCCAGTGCAAGCGCTCCCGCTGGCCCTCGCTGCGCCGGAATTACCGGGTGACGAGCTGGCGATTGCCTGCGCCAGCCATGCCGGCACTCCGCTTCATCTGGCTGCTGTAGGACGCCTGCTGGCCCGCAGTGGTAGCACCGTAGATGACCTGCGCTGCGGAACCCACCCGCCATTCGACCCGCAGGCCGCCGCCGAACTGATCCACCGGGGCCAGGCGCCTACCCCGCTGCACCACAACTGCTCGGGCAAGCACGCTGGGATGCTGCTGGCCTGCGTGCTGCACGGCTGGCCAAAGGAGGGCTACACCGAGCACGACCACCCCTTGCAGCGGCACATCCGCGAACTGCACGCCGAGCTGGCAGATGTGCCGCTGAACGCCATTCACACTGGCACCGACGGGTGCAGTGTGCCTGCCCTGGCCCTGCCGCTGCGCGGGGCGGCCCGCATTTTCGCCCGGCTGGCTGACCCGCAGCCGTCCGGCGACCTGGGCGCGGCGCTGGGCCGGGTCTTCGCGGCCATGACCACGCACCCGGACCTGATTGCAGGCCCAGGGCGGCTGGACACCACGCTGATGCCGCTGGTCCCCGGTCTGGTCGCCAAGATGGGCGCCGAGGCTTTTTATGGGATGGGGCTGCGAGACACGTCCCAGGGACCACTGGGCATCGCCTTCAAAGTGATGGACGGCGGCGAACGGGCCCGGCCTTACGTGGCACTGGCCGTGCTGGAGGCGCTGGGTTGGCCGCTGACCCCGGAGCTGCGGGCACTGGCCCCGGCGCAGCAATACAACTGGGCTGGGCGTGAGGTGGGCGAGGTACGGGTGGACCTGCGGCTGGAAGGGGCAGCGGCACTCTAG
- a CDS encoding SDR family NAD(P)-dependent oxidoreductase: MQAFAQATTAAGADALVNNAGVGKCMPVEDITPEEYRRVMDTNVLGLILTSGAFIPHFRRPRRDPGTRLRGSRVRPARQRNPLGQRGHLFQ, translated from the coding sequence GTGCAAGCCTTCGCGCAGGCGACCACCGCCGCCGGAGCTGACGCCCTGGTCAACAACGCGGGCGTCGGCAAATGCATGCCAGTCGAGGACATCACCCCTGAGGAGTACCGCCGCGTCATGGACACCAACGTACTGGGACTTATTCTGACCAGCGGCGCGTTTATTCCGCATTTCCGCCGCCCACGCCGTGACCCAGGCACTCGCCTACGAGGGTCACGGGTACGGCCTGCGCGTCAGCGAAATCCGCTCGGGCAACGTGGACACCTTTTTCAATGA
- a CDS encoding 4-(cytidine 5'-diphospho)-2-C-methyl-D-erythritol kinase yields the protein MTDPATYFAPAKTNLGLSVLGVRPDGYHELHSLMVPLSVGDELTFRPAPALSLDCSGPYGAGLPTDGRNLVYRAARAYLDAAGVDAGVHITLTKRLPLASGLGGGSSDAATTLRALADLYPADLDLPALALTLGADVPFFLPAGPALAGGVGERLRPVTLPPAWLVLANPGSEVSAADAYRWLDESGEFSPTLNVPGIVRALEDGRELPYFNSLQPGVLSRHPEIEQTLVALADAGLHSVLMSGSGATCFGVARDAAQATAAAQSIQAQQPEWWVAAAQVGG from the coding sequence ATGACTGACCCGGCCACTTACTTTGCCCCCGCCAAGACCAACCTGGGCCTCAGCGTGCTGGGCGTGCGCCCGGACGGCTACCACGAGCTGCACAGCCTGATGGTGCCGCTCAGCGTGGGCGACGAACTGACTTTCAGGCCGGCGCCTGCGCTGTCGCTGGACTGCAGCGGGCCATATGGTGCGGGCCTGCCCACCGACGGGCGCAATCTGGTCTACCGCGCCGCCCGCGCCTATCTGGACGCGGCGGGGGTGGACGCCGGGGTCCACATCACCCTGACCAAGCGGCTGCCGCTGGCCTCGGGCCTGGGCGGAGGCAGCAGCGACGCGGCCACCACGCTGCGGGCGCTGGCCGACCTGTACCCGGCAGACCTTGACCTGCCCGCCCTGGCGCTCACGCTGGGCGCCGACGTGCCGTTTTTCCTGCCCGCCGGCCCGGCGCTGGCCGGAGGCGTGGGCGAGCGCCTGCGCCCGGTTACGCTGCCGCCCGCCTGGCTGGTGCTGGCGAATCCCGGCAGCGAGGTCAGTGCCGCCGACGCTTACCGCTGGTTGGACGAGAGCGGCGAATTCAGCCCGACCCTGAATGTTCCCGGCATCGTCCGGGCACTGGAAGATGGGCGCGAACTGCCCTACTTCAACTCACTGCAACCCGGAGTGCTGAGCCGTCATCCTGAAATAGAACAGACCCTGGTGGCCCTGGCCGACGCGGGGTTGCACTCGGTCCTGATGAGCGGCTCCGGGGCCACCTGTTTTGGCGTGGCGCGGGACGCGGCTCAGGCCACGGCTGCTGCCCAGTCCATCCAGGCGCAGCAGCCGGAGTGGTGGGTGGCGGCAGCCCAGGTGGGCGGATGA
- a CDS encoding IspD/TarI family cytidylyltransferase — MSQASSISSSFSSFAALIPAAGSGTRLGHGPKAAVTVGGRSLLAWAVGALQPHVAEVVVALPAGLALPDDVPKGVRTVTGGATRQESVRRLLEAVSAEHVLIHDSARPFLTADLIGAVQAAVRRTGAATAALPVADSLVLGGQKAESGGQRVESGAEQTDHQPSTLNPHHFWIEGVPREDLWAVQTPQGFRRELLHYAHTYAAAEGHAATDDAGLVARLGHTVELVEGDARLLKVTRAGDLALAEALAAAWQDGVHD; from the coding sequence GTGTCCCAAGCATCTTCCATCAGCTCCTCCTTCTCCTCCTTCGCCGCCCTCATCCCCGCTGCCGGCTCCGGCACCCGCCTGGGACATGGCCCCAAGGCCGCCGTGACGGTGGGCGGGCGCTCGCTGCTGGCCTGGGCCGTCGGCGCCTTGCAGCCGCATGTGGCCGAGGTGGTGGTGGCGCTGCCCGCAGGGCTGGCCCTGCCGGACGACGTGCCTAAAGGTGTGCGGACCGTGACCGGCGGCGCGACCCGCCAGGAAAGCGTGCGGCGGCTGCTGGAAGCCGTGAGCGCCGAACACGTCCTGATTCACGACTCGGCCCGACCCTTTCTTACCGCTGACCTCATCGGGGCCGTGCAGGCGGCGGTGCGGCGCACGGGAGCGGCCACGGCCGCGCTGCCGGTGGCGGATTCGCTGGTGCTGGGGGGGCAGAAGGCGGAGAGCGGAGGACAAAGGGTAGAAAGTGGCGCAGAACAAACCGACCATCAACCATCAACCCTTAACCCTCACCATTTCTGGATCGAGGGCGTGCCCCGCGAAGACCTCTGGGCGGTTCAGACGCCTCAGGGCTTTCGGCGCGAGCTGCTGCACTACGCCCACACCTACGCCGCCGCCGAAGGACACGCGGCCACCGACGACGCGGGGCTGGTGGCCCGGCTGGGCCACACGGTCGAGTTGGTAGAAGGGGACGCCCGGCTGCTGAAGGTGACGCGGGCGGGCGACCTGGCGCTGGCCGAGGCGCTGGCGGCGGCGTGGCAGGATGGTGTCCATGACTGA
- a CDS encoding ABC-F family ATP-binding cassette domain-containing protein: MKFCGGNLLLTATSVALTYGDHTVFNDITFSLNPGERLGLIGENGSGKTSLLRVLAGELAPTAGEVRVSGRVAYLPQQAGDPTGSVLDAVQPSALRQAAQHYAQATAALHTARPAALNAFAEAEETYRQVGGYEFEAQAGTVLDALALDPQAAAAELSGGQTRRLLLARLLLSPADVYLLDEPTNHLDAAGLAWLEGWITASPAAFVLVSHDRAFLDAVSTQTAELERGTLAVYPAPYTAAMDLKAVQRVAQERDHAAYRRKRAALDEERRRSASRARSAAQYNHKRAPDGDKFVTRSKAQNSQNVHASTSQRLEQQIARLDAQATAKPFDDRRRLTLDLPPLPPGPSEVLRVEDLTVQRGERTVLDGLNLHLRRGDKVALVGENGAGKSTLLRAILGELPYTGRVVWGAGLTMYSAGQGGEELSGLGTLAEALLAANPHLTPHQLHEIAAQLFLPAPTTPTEQLSGGQRTRLSLARLSVTRAQVLLLDEPTNHLDAPMVDVLEDVLRGYTGTVLLATHDRRLVERVAGQVWEVGGDRVDVQ; encoded by the coding sequence GTGAAGTTCTGTGGAGGAAATCTTTTGCTTACGGCCACTTCTGTCGCCCTGACTTATGGCGACCATACAGTTTTTAATGACATTACCTTCAGCTTGAACCCTGGGGAACGCCTGGGCCTGATCGGGGAAAATGGCAGCGGTAAAACCTCGCTGCTGCGCGTCCTGGCGGGCGAACTTGCGCCTACTGCGGGGGAAGTGCGGGTTTCAGGCCGCGTGGCTTATCTGCCCCAGCAGGCGGGCGACCCCACTGGAAGCGTGCTGGACGCGGTGCAGCCCAGCGCCCTCAGACAAGCGGCGCAGCACTATGCCCAGGCCACCGCTGCCCTGCATACGGCCAGACCCGCCGCCCTGAACGCTTTTGCTGAGGCCGAGGAAACCTACCGGCAGGTGGGCGGCTATGAGTTTGAGGCCCAGGCGGGAACCGTGCTGGACGCTCTGGCGCTGGACCCACAGGCCGCAGCCGCAGAGCTGTCGGGCGGGCAGACGCGGCGGCTTCTGCTGGCCCGCTTGCTGCTCTCACCTGCCGACGTGTACCTGCTGGACGAACCCACCAACCATCTGGACGCGGCGGGGCTGGCCTGGTTGGAGGGCTGGATCACTGCCTCTCCTGCGGCCTTTGTACTGGTCAGCCATGACCGCGCCTTTCTGGACGCAGTGAGCACCCAGACCGCCGAACTGGAGCGTGGCACGCTGGCCGTCTATCCTGCACCCTACACTGCCGCGATGGACCTGAAAGCCGTGCAGCGTGTAGCCCAGGAACGGGACCACGCGGCGTATCGGCGGAAGCGGGCGGCGCTGGATGAGGAGCGCCGGAGGTCGGCCAGCCGGGCAAGAAGCGCGGCGCAGTACAACCACAAACGCGCTCCCGACGGTGACAAGTTCGTTACCCGGTCCAAGGCGCAGAACTCGCAGAATGTCCATGCGAGTACATCGCAGCGACTTGAACAGCAGATAGCCCGCTTGGACGCGCAGGCCACTGCCAAGCCGTTTGATGACCGCCGCCGCCTCACACTGGACTTGCCGCCGCTTCCCCCCGGCCCCTCGGAGGTCTTGCGTGTAGAAGATTTGACGGTGCAGCGAGGAGAAAGGACGGTGCTGGACGGTCTGAATCTACACCTTCGGCGCGGCGACAAGGTGGCGCTGGTGGGCGAAAACGGCGCAGGCAAAAGCACGTTGCTGCGGGCCATTCTGGGCGAGTTGCCCTACACGGGCCGCGTGGTGTGGGGCGCGGGCCTCACCATGTACAGCGCTGGGCAGGGTGGCGAGGAACTGTCCGGCTTGGGCACACTGGCAGAAGCGCTACTGGCGGCCAACCCGCATCTGACCCCGCACCAGCTCCATGAAATCGCCGCGCAGCTGTTCCTGCCTGCCCCCACGACGCCCACTGAGCAGCTGTCGGGCGGGCAGCGCACCCGCCTCAGCCTGGCCCGCCTGAGCGTGACCCGCGCCCAGGTGCTGCTGCTGGACGAACCGACCAATCACCTGGACGCGCCGATGGTGGATGTGTTGGAAGACGTGCTGCGGGGCTACACGGGCACGGTGCTGCTGGCAACCCATGACCGGCGGCTGGTGGAGCGGGTGGCGGGGCAGGTGTGGGAAGTAGGCGGGGACAGGGTAGACGTGCAGTGA